The Achromobacter deleyi region AGCGCGGGCGCCTAATGGCGCGCCGGAGAGGGAACCGTCGGCCACGCGGGGCGGCGCCCGGGCGGCCAGGGGATGGGCCATGACGGAGGCAGCCGCGGCCAGCAGGACCGGCGAAGGCGGCAGCGATACCGCGGCAAGCGCCGCGCCCATCGGGCAGCTTGCGGCTTGCGCCGCGTGCCGCTCGTCGGGGGCCTCGTCGTGCTTGGCGGGGCCCGCCACCCAGATGGGGCCGGCCGCCGAGCACAGCTGGATCAAGGTGCCGCTTTGCTGGGTCGCGGGCATGAAGCCCTGCGGCACGATCGCCTTCAGCACGAACAAGGCCAGCACCAGCCAGAGGCTCGCGGCGTTGCGGGGCATGAAGGAAGGGCTGCGCATGATCGGCGCCCATTCTAAAGCGTTTCCGTGCGCGCGTCCCCGCTT contains the following coding sequences:
- a CDS encoding DUF2946 family protein; this encodes MRSPSFMPRNAASLWLVLALFVLKAIVPQGFMPATQQSGTLIQLCSAAGPIWVAGPAKHDEAPDERHAAQAASCPMGAALAAVSLPPSPVLLAAAASVMAHPLAARAPPRVADGSLSGAPLGARAPPALTVSR